A region from the Prevotella melaninogenica genome encodes:
- a CDS encoding glycoside hydrolase family 2 TIM barrel-domain containing protein, which produces MEKLFLTALLMGMSVSAVHAQKTTVEPTFTEWHDLQVNAVNRFATHTDFFAFAPTENVHSTKFDMKQSANYLSLNGDWKFNWVENADQRSTDFFRTDFDDSQWKTFPVPGIWEVNGYGDPVYVNIGFAWRGNFKNNPPEVPIKENHVGSYRRTIRIPDNWDGKQVIAHFGSVTSCVYLWVNGKFVGYSEDSKIGPEFDVTKYLKKGENQFAFQVFRWSDGSYCEDQDFWRLSGVARDSYLYARDAKQHLKDIRVTPDLVNDYKDGTLSINLQLAGSTKAFLILEDADNNLAAKTVVTADKAGQAKAFMELRNPKKWSAETPYLYNLYVNVEDAKTSKAIETIPLKVGFRKVEIKNAQVLVNGQPVLFKGANRHEMDPDGGYVVTRERMIQDIKLMKKLNVNAVRTCHYPDDPIWYDLCDEYGLYVVAEANQESHGFGYSKDAISGSPLFAKQIMERNQHNVGTKFNHSSIIFWSLGNETCYSKNFDDAYDWIKLQDQSRPVQYERAELNGYATDIFCPMYYSPKACEDYSKNAKYTRPLIQCEYNHTMGNSGGNLKDYWDLVRKYPKFQGGFDWDFVDQGLHRNPNFDASRSLEDYERAADAANVKTEYTYGGDYNKTDPSDNNFNCNGMIGPDRQLNPHAYEVAYEYQNIWAHPIDLKQGKIAVHNEYFFRDLSNYRMEWSLVNEGKVVEKGTVDQLNVAPQQTVEYTLPIAGKEFDGEVLLNIDFKLKTAEPLMAAGQTVAEMQMEVQPWQPMPKMEPVVKQKIKVTDNVKDSFVRFTGNNFDITFDRKTGFLNSYKVDGRSFLGEGGTLKPNFWRAVTDNDMGANFQKRLSVWKNPTMTLKSLQVEKKINSLTAVYELPEVGGQLCLVYHVAMDGALHVSMDMEFKEGSKAPQLPRFGMLMQLPYEMDKSVFYGRGPIENYVDRKLSQRIGRYEQTADKQFFPYIRPQETGTKSDIRWWQQTDSSGRGFRVLFDEAAFSASALHYNISDLDEGSEKHQRHSYQVPLSKYTNLTLDGAMMGVGGIDSWGSEPLKKYQLPAENRAMHFWIIPVF; this is translated from the coding sequence ATGGAAAAGCTTTTTCTAACGGCTTTGCTGATGGGCATGTCTGTGTCTGCAGTTCATGCACAGAAAACCACAGTTGAGCCTACTTTCACCGAGTGGCATGACCTTCAGGTGAATGCCGTCAATCGTTTTGCAACACATACAGACTTTTTTGCCTTCGCACCGACTGAGAATGTGCACAGTACGAAGTTTGATATGAAGCAATCAGCTAACTATCTTTCGCTCAATGGAGATTGGAAGTTTAATTGGGTTGAGAATGCCGATCAACGTTCAACCGACTTTTTTCGCACTGATTTTGACGATTCTCAGTGGAAAACCTTCCCCGTTCCTGGTATCTGGGAGGTGAATGGCTATGGCGACCCTGTCTATGTGAACATCGGTTTTGCATGGCGTGGTAACTTTAAGAACAACCCTCCAGAGGTTCCTATTAAGGAAAATCACGTAGGTTCTTATCGTCGTACTATTCGTATACCAGACAACTGGGATGGTAAACAAGTTATTGCTCATTTTGGCTCTGTAACGTCTTGTGTATATCTGTGGGTGAACGGTAAGTTCGTAGGTTACAGTGAAGACTCTAAGATTGGACCAGAGTTTGATGTAACAAAGTACCTCAAGAAGGGCGAAAACCAGTTTGCTTTTCAGGTGTTCCGTTGGTCAGATGGCAGCTATTGTGAGGATCAGGACTTCTGGCGGCTCAGTGGTGTTGCTCGCGATAGCTATCTCTATGCTCGCGATGCAAAGCAGCACCTGAAAGATATTCGTGTAACACCCGACCTCGTCAATGACTATAAGGATGGTACACTTAGTATCAATCTCCAACTTGCTGGTAGCACAAAGGCGTTCTTAATATTGGAGGATGCAGATAATAATCTTGCAGCTAAGACCGTCGTCACAGCTGATAAGGCAGGACAAGCAAAGGCTTTTATGGAACTTAGAAACCCTAAGAAGTGGTCGGCTGAGACTCCTTACCTCTATAACCTCTATGTTAATGTAGAAGATGCTAAGACGAGCAAGGCTATCGAGACTATCCCACTCAAGGTTGGTTTCCGCAAGGTTGAAATCAAGAATGCGCAGGTATTGGTTAATGGTCAACCTGTTCTCTTCAAGGGAGCTAACCGTCATGAGATGGACCCAGACGGTGGTTATGTTGTGACACGTGAGCGTATGATTCAGGATATTAAGCTGATGAAGAAGCTGAATGTCAATGCTGTACGCACTTGTCACTATCCAGACGACCCTATCTGGTACGACCTTTGCGACGAGTATGGACTCTACGTTGTTGCTGAGGCTAATCAGGAAAGCCACGGCTTTGGTTACAGCAAGGATGCTATATCGGGCAGTCCGCTCTTTGCCAAGCAGATTATGGAACGCAATCAGCATAATGTCGGAACAAAGTTTAACCACTCAAGCATCATTTTTTGGAGTCTTGGTAACGAAACTTGTTATAGCAAGAACTTTGATGATGCATACGATTGGATTAAGTTACAGGACCAGAGTCGCCCTGTACAATATGAGCGGGCAGAGCTAAACGGCTATGCTACGGACATCTTCTGCCCAATGTACTATTCTCCAAAGGCTTGTGAGGATTATTCAAAGAACGCAAAGTACACTCGCCCTCTTATCCAGTGCGAGTATAATCATACGATGGGTAACTCAGGTGGTAACTTGAAAGACTACTGGGACCTTGTACGCAAGTATCCTAAGTTCCAAGGTGGATTTGATTGGGACTTCGTAGATCAAGGCTTACATCGCAATCCTAATTTTGACGCTTCTCGCTCTTTGGAAGATTATGAACGTGCGGCTGATGCTGCCAATGTGAAGACCGAATACACATACGGTGGTGACTACAATAAGACGGACCCATCAGATAACAACTTCAACTGCAATGGTATGATTGGTCCTGACCGTCAACTAAATCCACATGCCTATGAGGTTGCATACGAATATCAGAATATTTGGGCACACCCCATCGACCTCAAACAGGGTAAGATTGCTGTTCATAACGAATACTTCTTCCGTGATCTTAGCAACTATCGTATGGAGTGGAGCCTTGTTAACGAGGGTAAGGTTGTTGAGAAGGGTACGGTTGACCAACTTAATGTGGCACCACAGCAGACTGTTGAATACACATTGCCTATTGCTGGTAAGGAGTTTGATGGCGAAGTGTTGTTGAATATTGACTTTAAGTTGAAAACTGCTGAACCACTGATGGCAGCTGGTCAGACTGTTGCCGAAATGCAGATGGAGGTACAGCCTTGGCAGCCAATGCCTAAGATGGAGCCTGTTGTCAAGCAAAAGATAAAGGTCACAGACAATGTGAAGGACAGCTTTGTTCGCTTTACTGGCAATAACTTCGATATCACTTTCGATCGTAAGACAGGTTTCCTTAACAGTTATAAGGTTGATGGTCGTAGTTTTTTGGGTGAAGGTGGTACTTTGAAGCCTAACTTCTGGCGTGCTGTGACAGATAATGATATGGGAGCCAATTTCCAGAAGCGTCTGTCAGTTTGGAAGAATCCTACGATGACACTGAAATCACTGCAGGTTGAGAAGAAGATAAATAGTCTCACAGCGGTGTATGAACTACCAGAGGTTGGCGGACAGCTGTGCCTCGTTTATCATGTTGCAATGGATGGTGCGCTCCATGTTAGTATGGATATGGAATTTAAAGAAGGTAGCAAAGCTCCTCAGCTTCCTCGCTTCGGTATGTTGATGCAGTTGCCTTATGAGATGGATAAGTCAGTGTTCTACGGTCGTGGACCTATCGAGAACTATGTTGACCGTAAGCTTTCTCAGCGCATCGGACGCTATGAGCAGACTGCTGATAAGCAGTTCTTCCCTTACATCCGTCCACAGGAGACAGGTACGAAGAGCGACATTCGTTGGTGGCAGCAGACTGATAGCAGTGGTCGTGGTTTCCGAGTATTGTTTGATGAGGCTGCTTTCTCTGCCAGTGCATTGCACTATAACATCTCTGACCTTGATGAGGGAAGTGAGAAGCATCAACGTCATAGCTATCAGGTGCCACTGTCTAAGTACACTAATCTCACTTTGGATGGTGCAATGATGGGTGTGGGCGGTATTGATAGCTGGGGTTCTGAACCACTGAAGAAATATCAGTTGCCAGCTGAAAATCGTGCTATGCACTTCTGGATTATACCAGTGTTCTAA
- a CDS encoding SprT-like domain-containing protein, with product MNAELTVDYLRQAFEHYNDLIFEGKLPVPKLKWSRAKTRLGQMACKRKMSWGRTKYYDFTISVSNYYKLTKEEIDDVLIHEMIHYSIAYTGLKDTSAHGIVFRGMMDKINRTFNRHITISVRTRNLQPRTLQQHKDYLILALEMKDGKYFLSSVNPSAAGKLAISLALVHEIKHYAWYQSQDEYFNSMPRVRSLRGRQVSEEVYKTMIGKMKLQR from the coding sequence ATGAATGCAGAACTCACAGTAGACTATCTTCGACAAGCGTTTGAGCATTACAACGACCTCATCTTTGAAGGCAAACTGCCTGTACCAAAGCTAAAATGGTCACGTGCTAAGACTCGGTTGGGACAGATGGCATGCAAAAGAAAAATGAGTTGGGGGCGTACAAAGTACTATGACTTCACCATTTCTGTTTCCAACTATTACAAACTTACGAAAGAAGAGATAGACGATGTGCTCATCCACGAGATGATACACTATTCTATCGCCTATACAGGGCTGAAAGACACATCAGCACATGGCATTGTCTTTCGTGGTATGATGGACAAGATTAACCGTACTTTCAATAGACACATCACTATCTCCGTGCGCACACGTAACCTCCAACCACGTACGTTACAACAGCACAAAGACTATCTCATATTAGCTTTAGAAATGAAAGATGGCAAGTATTTTCTCTCTTCCGTCAACCCCTCTGCTGCCGGAAAATTGGCAATCTCCCTTGCTCTCGTTCATGAGATAAAACATTACGCATGGTATCAGTCACAAGATGAATACTTCAATAGTATGCCACGCGTTCGCTCTTTGCGTGGCAGACAAGTGTCTGAAGAGGTCTATAAAACGATGATTGGGAAGATGAAACTACAAAGATAA
- a CDS encoding phosphatidate cytidylyltransferase: protein MSDKLKNLIVRTVTGVFFVVVMVLGILHPHALIVLFALITGLSIWEYTGLVNNIKGVKVNRFISTIAGVYFFLAVAGLRLTPTEGFIILVPYVLTILYLLIAELYLKNENPINSWAYTMLGQMYIALPFSMINILAFQQVGGEQITFDFLLPLSIFIFLWTNDTGAYLCGSLLGKHKLFPRISPKKSWEGSIGGGILVLIVAGVIGYFANNGASPHMLSIPEWVGLGLVVVVFGTWGDLVESLFKRTVGVKDSGNILPGHGGMLDRFDSSLLAIPAAVVYLYTLTLFY, encoded by the coding sequence ATGAGTGATAAACTAAAGAATCTGATTGTCAGAACCGTTACTGGCGTATTCTTTGTCGTTGTGATGGTGTTAGGCATTCTTCACCCTCACGCCTTGATTGTGCTTTTCGCACTCATCACGGGTCTTTCCATCTGGGAATACACAGGATTGGTGAACAATATCAAGGGAGTCAAGGTAAACCGCTTCATCTCAACCATAGCAGGAGTCTATTTCTTCTTGGCGGTTGCAGGTCTGCGACTGACACCAACAGAAGGATTTATTATTCTTGTACCTTATGTTCTGACGATTCTCTATCTATTGATTGCAGAGCTGTATTTGAAGAATGAGAACCCTATCAACAGCTGGGCATATACGATGTTAGGACAGATGTATATCGCATTGCCTTTCTCAATGATTAACATACTGGCTTTCCAGCAAGTTGGAGGGGAACAAATAACGTTCGACTTCCTCCTTCCGTTGAGCATATTTATCTTCCTTTGGACTAACGACACAGGTGCTTACCTCTGTGGTTCGCTCCTCGGAAAGCATAAACTCTTCCCACGCATCAGTCCTAAGAAGAGTTGGGAAGGAAGCATTGGTGGCGGTATCCTCGTTCTGATTGTAGCCGGTGTTATAGGCTACTTTGCAAACAATGGTGCTTCACCTCACATGCTAAGCATCCCTGAATGGGTAGGACTTGGGCTCGTTGTAGTGGTCTTCGGAACATGGGGCGACCTTGTAGAGAGTCTTTTCAAGCGTACAGTTGGTGTGAAGGATAGTGGTAATATCCTACCAGGGCATGGCGGAATGCTCGACCGTTTCGACTCTTCACTCTTAGCAATACCAGCAGCTGTTGTGTATCTCTATACACTGACGCTATTCTATTAA
- the ftsH gene encoding ATP-dependent zinc metalloprotease FtsH gives MDNSNPKNKPNMPKFNMNWLYIFVIIALGVVLITGGGGFFPSNAAIDKDYTTFKQYVAKGYATKVIVNKNDNTLRMYVSPNHIRDIFKKGTKDVGTAPYVTVEIGSVDKVETFLDQAVAQKKIVSYSYDNQSGNTFLDILGSIAPWIFFFGIWFFLMRRMGGGAGGGGGVFSVGKSKAKLYEKANEMGITFKDVAGQTGAKQEVQEIVEFLKNPKKYTDLGGKIPKGALLVGPPGTGKTLLAKAVAGEAGVPFFSMSGSDFVEMFVGVGASRVRDVFHQAKEKSPCIIFIDEIDAVGRARSKNPAMGGNDERENTLNALLTEMDGFGTNSGVIVLAATNRVDMLDKALLRAGRFDRQIHVDLPDLPERKEIFLVHMRNLKLEKNLDIDLLARQTPGFSGADIANVCNEAALIAARHNSKEVTKQDFLDAVDRIIGGLEKKTKIMTADEKRTIALHEAGHATISWFCEHANPLVKVSIVPRGQALGAAWYLPEERPITTKEQMLDEMCSLLGGRAAEELFTGHISTGAMNDLERATKSAYGMIAYAGMSDKLPNICYYNNDDYNFQKPYSDTTAKTIDEEVLKMINGQYERAKQILSEHKEGHNRLAQLLIEREVIMAEDVEEIFGKRPWISRTQELLAQEEKSQPKLEDMSEEVKQAQAEHEARIAKEGSDKASDL, from the coding sequence ATGGACAATTCAAATCCCAAAAACAAGCCGAATATGCCAAAATTCAATATGAATTGGCTCTACATATTCGTTATTATTGCCCTCGGAGTAGTGCTCATTACTGGGGGAGGTGGGTTTTTCCCATCAAATGCAGCCATAGACAAGGATTATACTACATTTAAGCAATATGTAGCTAAAGGTTATGCGACAAAGGTCATTGTCAACAAAAACGACAATACCCTACGTATGTATGTAAGTCCAAATCATATTCGTGACATCTTCAAGAAAGGTACAAAGGATGTGGGTACAGCCCCTTATGTGACCGTGGAGATTGGCTCGGTGGATAAGGTAGAGACTTTTCTCGATCAAGCTGTAGCGCAGAAGAAAATTGTTAGCTATAGCTACGACAACCAATCAGGCAACACCTTTCTCGACATCCTTGGCTCTATAGCACCATGGATATTCTTCTTCGGAATCTGGTTCTTCCTCATGCGACGTATGGGAGGTGGTGCTGGAGGCGGCGGAGGCGTGTTTAGCGTAGGTAAATCCAAGGCTAAGCTCTACGAGAAAGCCAATGAAATGGGTATTACTTTCAAAGATGTTGCAGGTCAAACAGGTGCCAAGCAGGAAGTACAAGAGATTGTTGAATTCTTGAAGAATCCAAAGAAATATACTGATTTGGGTGGTAAAATTCCTAAGGGAGCACTGCTCGTTGGTCCTCCGGGAACAGGTAAGACCCTCTTGGCTAAGGCCGTCGCTGGCGAGGCTGGTGTACCTTTCTTCTCAATGAGTGGTTCTGACTTTGTTGAAATGTTCGTCGGTGTCGGTGCCAGTCGTGTGCGTGATGTCTTCCATCAGGCTAAGGAGAAGTCACCTTGTATCATCTTTATTGATGAGATTGATGCCGTTGGACGTGCTCGTTCAAAGAACCCAGCTATGGGCGGAAACGATGAACGTGAGAATACACTCAACGCCCTTCTGACAGAGATGGACGGCTTTGGAACGAACTCAGGAGTTATTGTTCTTGCTGCAACCAACCGTGTTGACATGCTTGACAAGGCTCTCCTCCGTGCTGGACGTTTCGACCGACAGATACACGTTGACTTGCCAGACCTGCCTGAACGTAAGGAAATCTTCCTCGTCCACATGCGTAATTTGAAGTTAGAGAAGAACCTCGATATTGATCTCCTTGCACGTCAGACCCCAGGTTTCTCAGGTGCAGATATTGCCAACGTATGTAATGAGGCAGCCCTTATCGCAGCTCGTCACAATAGCAAAGAAGTTACAAAGCAAGACTTCCTTGATGCTGTTGACCGTATCATCGGTGGTTTAGAGAAGAAAACAAAGATAATGACAGCTGATGAGAAACGCACTATTGCCCTTCACGAAGCTGGTCATGCAACCATCAGTTGGTTCTGTGAGCATGCCAACCCATTGGTAAAGGTGAGCATCGTACCACGTGGTCAGGCACTCGGTGCAGCATGGTATCTACCAGAAGAGCGTCCTATCACAACCAAGGAGCAGATGCTTGACGAGATGTGTTCATTGCTTGGTGGACGTGCCGCAGAGGAACTCTTCACAGGTCATATCTCAACTGGCGCTATGAACGACCTTGAGCGTGCGACCAAGAGTGCATACGGTATGATTGCGTATGCTGGTATGAGCGACAAGTTGCCAAACATTTGTTATTATAACAATGATGACTATAACTTCCAGAAACCATATTCTGACACAACAGCTAAAACCATCGATGAGGAAGTGCTGAAGATGATTAACGGACAGTATGAGCGTGCAAAGCAAATCTTGTCAGAACACAAAGAAGGTCATAACCGCTTGGCACAGCTTCTCATTGAACGTGAGGTAATCATGGCAGAAGACGTTGAGGAAATCTTCGGAAAGCGTCCTTGGATTAGCCGCACACAGGAGTTGCTTGCGCAGGAAGAGAAGTCTCAGCCTAAGTTAGAGGACATGTCAGAAGAGGTGAAACAGGCACAAGCTGAGCACGAAGCAAGAATCGCTAAAGAAGGCAGCGACAAAGCCAGTGATTTATAA
- the rsfS gene encoding ribosome silencing factor yields MEETKNLVELITKGIQDKKGHGIVIADLSKIDGTICRYFVICQGSSTQQVEAIAGSVSDYVRETTGEKPINCVGLGNAQWVAIDYADVIVHIFTPETREFYDIEHLWEDAKLTALPDLD; encoded by the coding sequence ATGGAAGAAACAAAGAATTTAGTAGAATTAATTACAAAAGGAATTCAAGATAAAAAAGGACATGGCATAGTTATTGCAGACCTATCGAAGATCGATGGTACTATCTGCCGCTATTTCGTTATATGCCAGGGTAGCTCAACACAACAGGTAGAAGCTATTGCTGGATCAGTAAGCGATTATGTTCGCGAAACGACCGGTGAGAAGCCTATCAACTGCGTAGGACTTGGTAACGCACAGTGGGTGGCAATTGATTATGCGGACGTTATCGTTCACATCTTCACCCCAGAGACACGTGAATTCTATGACATAGAACACCTTTGGGAAGATGCCAAATTAACTGCTCTGCCAGATTTAGACTGA
- a CDS encoding rhodanese-like domain-containing protein — protein sequence MKKLFTAILAVLGIGMGACAQNLYEDVDVNRFEQIIKSDSVQLVDVRKLNEFREGHIPGAIHIDVLTPSFLSNALAKLDKKRPCAVYCRSGKRSAMAATLLAKDGFTVTNLSGGIIAWTDAKKKTVRE from the coding sequence ATGAAAAAGTTATTTACAGCCATTTTGGCAGTATTGGGAATAGGTATGGGAGCATGTGCGCAGAATCTTTATGAGGATGTAGACGTTAATCGTTTTGAACAGATTATTAAGTCAGACTCTGTTCAGTTAGTGGATGTCCGTAAACTTAATGAGTTCAGAGAAGGACATATTCCTGGTGCAATACATATTGATGTACTAACTCCTTCTTTTCTTTCTAATGCTCTTGCTAAACTTGACAAGAAGCGTCCTTGTGCGGTTTATTGCCGTTCAGGTAAGCGTTCTGCTATGGCAGCAACACTTCTTGCTAAGGATGGTTTTACTGTTACCAATCTTTCGGGTGGTATCATTGCATGGACAGATGCAAAGAAAAAGACTGTGAGGGAATAA
- a CDS encoding transglutaminase-like domain-containing protein yields MKKILLSLFLTVISLSTYAQHFITDPNFRQKVENAFQAKMKVIGKKFYNTKGLRISPEEEEALHFLYAYMPIADATDYPTAYHLKNIRTALQTRKSMAWGKDVPELLFRHFVLPMRVNNEPLDSSRAIFYRELSERVKGLPMKEAILEVNHWCHERVTYEPSDARTSSPLQSIRTGRGRCGEESTFTVAALRSIGIPARQVYTPRWAHTDDNHAWVEAWADGKWYFLGACEPEPVLNLAWFNEPASRAMLMHTRAFGDYEGPEEVMLRSNNFTEINLIDNYGSTSKIDFKIVDKDGKPVDNAKVDFKIYNYAEFYTAVSKYTGEDGTTFLSAGKGDMIVWASKDGQFGFAKATFGKDKSITIKLDYNEQNMPKEADLDIVPPASNTTLPAVTKAQRDENTRRLTYEDSIRHAYIATFPTTESMKDYHYPAATPYIVKARGNWKTIKAFVEKYANQQERAIQLLSTLSDKDLRDMPMYILEDNMKAKSNQLSPRVESEMILTPFKQFFEKAFAKEAASFRKNPALLVEWIRKNIKMNPDTRAMRIPQTPRSVWESRITDSRSRDIFFVDVARSLGIEARMDPIAWKIQYKQDGKWMDVDFDAAAQQTAKMGKLVLTFTPDGFLDDPKYYSHFSISKIVYGQTWLMNFDEGQVDMGGGATWSNTFKNGATLDEGTYILVTGQRMADGSVLAHSRFFQIKPGETTTLPLDVRQESEGVKVIGSFNSEDLFDKDGQSVSILSQTGRGYYVLGVLGIGQEPTNHALHDIEKMKDKLDKWGRPFVLLFKNEAEAKKFQAQKGEFPNLPEKTIFGIDKDGTIQQEIVKEMKLRNTEQLPIFIIADTFNRIVFLSQGYTIGLGEQLVKTSSKL; encoded by the coding sequence ATGAAAAAAATCTTATTGAGCCTGTTTCTTACTGTCATAAGCCTTTCGACCTATGCACAGCACTTTATTACAGACCCTAATTTTAGACAGAAGGTAGAAAATGCATTCCAAGCCAAGATGAAGGTTATTGGGAAAAAGTTCTATAATACAAAGGGACTTCGGATATCTCCTGAGGAGGAGGAAGCCTTACATTTCTTATATGCCTATATGCCAATCGCTGATGCAACGGATTATCCTACGGCATATCATCTTAAAAACATACGCACCGCCTTACAAACAAGAAAGTCTATGGCATGGGGAAAAGATGTCCCTGAATTGCTGTTTAGACATTTCGTTTTGCCTATGCGTGTAAACAACGAACCACTTGATAGTTCTCGTGCTATATTCTATCGTGAACTGAGTGAGCGCGTGAAAGGACTTCCTATGAAGGAAGCTATCCTTGAGGTAAACCACTGGTGCCACGAACGTGTTACCTACGAGCCTTCCGATGCTCGCACCTCTTCACCTCTTCAGTCTATTCGCACTGGTCGAGGTCGTTGCGGAGAAGAAAGTACCTTCACCGTAGCTGCTCTCCGTTCTATTGGTATTCCAGCTCGTCAGGTCTATACCCCCCGCTGGGCGCATACGGACGACAACCATGCTTGGGTAGAAGCTTGGGCAGATGGCAAATGGTATTTCTTAGGTGCTTGTGAGCCAGAACCTGTGCTTAATCTCGCTTGGTTCAACGAGCCTGCATCACGTGCAATGCTCATGCACACACGTGCCTTCGGTGATTATGAGGGTCCAGAGGAGGTGATGTTACGTTCCAATAACTTCACCGAGATTAACCTCATTGACAACTATGGCAGTACGTCAAAGATTGATTTTAAGATTGTTGATAAAGATGGTAAGCCTGTTGACAACGCAAAGGTAGACTTCAAGATTTATAATTATGCCGAGTTCTATACCGCTGTATCTAAGTACACTGGCGAGGATGGAACAACCTTCCTCTCTGCTGGTAAGGGTGATATGATTGTCTGGGCATCAAAGGATGGACAGTTTGGCTTTGCTAAAGCCACCTTTGGAAAGGATAAGTCAATCACCATCAAACTGGATTATAACGAGCAAAATATGCCAAAGGAGGCTGACCTCGACATCGTTCCACCTGCTTCAAATACCACATTACCAGCCGTTACCAAGGCACAGCGTGATGAGAATACGCGTCGATTGACTTACGAGGATTCAATCCGTCATGCTTATATCGCTACCTTCCCAACGACAGAAAGCATGAAGGATTATCACTATCCTGCAGCTACTCCTTATATTGTTAAGGCACGTGGTAACTGGAAGACGATCAAAGCATTTGTAGAGAAGTATGCTAATCAGCAGGAGCGTGCCATCCAATTGCTCAGTACTTTGAGCGATAAGGACCTTCGTGACATGCCTATGTATATCTTAGAGGATAACATGAAGGCAAAGAGCAACCAACTTTCTCCACGTGTTGAGAGCGAAATGATTCTCACACCGTTCAAACAATTCTTCGAGAAAGCCTTTGCAAAAGAGGCAGCAAGCTTCCGTAAGAACCCAGCTTTGTTGGTTGAGTGGATTCGCAAGAACATCAAAATGAATCCTGACACACGTGCAATGAGAATCCCACAGACACCAAGAAGTGTATGGGAGAGCCGTATTACCGATAGCCGTAGCCGTGATATCTTCTTCGTAGATGTTGCCCGTAGTTTAGGTATTGAGGCTCGTATGGACCCTATAGCGTGGAAGATTCAGTATAAACAAGATGGCAAATGGATGGATGTTGACTTTGATGCAGCAGCTCAGCAAACTGCCAAGATGGGTAAGTTGGTACTAACCTTCACCCCTGATGGTTTCCTCGATGACCCTAAGTATTATAGCCATTTCTCTATCAGTAAGATTGTTTATGGGCAGACATGGCTGATGAACTTTGACGAAGGACAGGTTGACATGGGTGGTGGTGCTACATGGTCGAACACCTTTAAGAATGGGGCTACACTTGATGAGGGTACTTATATCCTCGTGACCGGTCAGCGTATGGCTGATGGTAGTGTACTTGCACACAGCCGTTTCTTCCAGATTAAACCAGGCGAGACGACCACTCTCCCACTCGATGTTCGTCAGGAAAGTGAAGGCGTGAAGGTTATTGGTAGCTTCAACAGTGAAGACTTGTTTGATAAAGATGGTCAGAGCGTTTCTATCCTAAGTCAGACAGGACGTGGCTATTACGTTCTCGGCGTATTGGGTATCGGTCAGGAGCCAACGAACCACGCATTGCATGATATTGAAAAGATGAAGGATAAGCTCGATAAGTGGGGTCGTCCATTCGTCTTACTCTTCAAGAATGAGGCGGAAGCTAAGAAGTTCCAAGCACAGAAGGGTGAGTTCCCTAACTTGCCAGAAAAGACCATCTTCGGTATTGATAAGGATGGAACCATCCAGCAGGAAATTGTAAAAGAGATGAAACTCCGCAATACTGAACAGCTGCCAATATTCATTATTGCTGATACCTTCAATCGTATTGTCTTCCTTTCTCAGGGATATACAATCGGATTGGGTGAGCAACTCGTTAAAACAAGTAGTAAACTTTAA